The following coding sequences lie in one Nycticebus coucang isolate mNycCou1 chromosome 18, mNycCou1.pri, whole genome shotgun sequence genomic window:
- the GJC1 gene encoding gap junction gamma-1 protein, protein MSWSFLTRLLEEIHNHSTFVGKIWLTVLIVFRIVLTAVGGESIYYDEQSKFVCNTEQPGCENVCYDAFAPLSHVRFWVFQIILVATPSVMYLGYAIHKIAKMEHGEADKKAARSKPYAMRWKQHRALEETEEDHEEDPMMYPEMELESEKENKEQTQPKPKHDGRRRIREDGLMKIYVLQLLARTVFEVGFLIGQYFLYGFQVHPLYVCNRRPCPHKIDCFISRPTEKTIFLLIMYGVTGLCLLLNIWEMLHLGFGTIRDSLNSKRRELEDPGAYNYPFTWNTPSAPPGYNIAVKPDQIQYTELSNAKIAYKQNKANIAQEQQYGSHEENLPADLETLQREIRMAQERLDLAIQAYSHQNNPHGPRGKKAKVGSKAGSNKSSASSKSGDGKTSVWI, encoded by the coding sequence ATGAGTTGGAGCTTCCTGACTCGCCTGCTGGAGGAAATTCACAACCATTCTACATTTGTGGGGAAGATCTGGCTCACTGTTTTGATCGTCTTCCGGATTGTTCTTACAGCTGTAGGAGGAGAGTCCATCTATTATGATGAACAAAGCAAATTTGTGTGCAACACAGAGCAGCCGGGCTGTGAGAATGTCTGCTATGATGCCTTTGCACCCCTCTCCCATGTGCGCTTCTGGGTTTTCCAGATCATCCTGGTGGCCACTCCTTCAGTGATGTACCTGGGCTACGCCATTCATAAGATTGCCAAAATGGAGCACGGTGAAGCAGACAAGAAGGCAGCTCGGAGCAAACCCTATGCAATGCGTTGGAAACAACACCGGGCTCTGGAAGAAACAGAAGAGGACCATGAAGAGGATCCCATGATGTATCCAGAAATGGAATtagaaagtgaaaaggaaaataaagagcaGACCCAACCTAAACCCAAGCATGATGGTAGACGACGGATTCGGGAGGATGGACTCATGAAAATCTATGTGCTGCAGCTGCTCGCAAGGACTGTGTTTGAGGTGGGTTTTCTGATAGGGCAATATTTTCTGTATGGCTTCCAAGTCCACCCATTATATGTGTGCAACAGACGTCCTTGCCCTCATAAGATAGACTGCTTTATTTCCAGACCTACTGAAAAGACCATCTTCCTTCTGATAATGTATGGTGTTACAGGCCTTTGCCTGTTGCTTAACATTTGGGAGATGCTTCATTTAGGGTTTGGGACCATTCGAGACTCACTAAACAGTAAAAGGAGAGAACTTGAAGATCCGGGTGCTTATAATTATCCTTTCACTTGGAATACACCATCTGCTCCTCCTGGCTATAACATTGCTGTCAAGCCAGATCAAATCCAGTACACTGAATTGTCCAATGCTAAGATTGCCTACAAGCAAAACAAAGCCAACATTGCCCAGGAACAACAGTATGGCAGCCATGAGGAGAACCTCCCAGCTGACCTGGAGACTCTGCAGCGGGAGATCAGAATGGCTCAAGAACGCTTGGATCTAGCAATACAGGCCTATAGTCACCAAAACAATCCCCATGGTCCCCGGGGAAAAAAGGCCAAAGTAGGCTCCAAAGCTGGGTCCAACAAAAGCAGCGCTAGTAGCAAATCAGGGGATGGGAAAACCTCTGTTTGGATTTAA